The following proteins are encoded in a genomic region of Struthio camelus isolate bStrCam1 chromosome 3, bStrCam1.hap1, whole genome shotgun sequence:
- the SIX3 gene encoding homeobox protein SIX3, with product MVFRSPLELYPTHFFLPNFAADPHHRSLLLASGGGGGGSGSGSGCSPGAGGGGGGSSRAPHEELSMFQLPTLNFSPEQVASVCETLEETGDIERLGRFLWSLPVAPGACEAINKHESILRARAVVAFHTGNFRDLYHILENHKFTKESHGKLQAMWLEAHYQEAEKLRGRPLGPVDKYRVRKKFPLPRTIWDGEQKTHCFKERTRSLLREWYLQDPYPNPSKKRELAQATGLTPTQVGNWFKNRRQRDRAAAAKNRLQHQAIGQSGMRALAEPGCPAHSAAESPSTAASPTTSVSSLTERAETGTSILSDKHDFSFALFHGRISPTCMMMMIKFVSGKKYSL from the exons ATGGTGTTCAGGTCCCCGCTAGAGCTTTATCCCACCCATTTCTTCCTGCCAAACTTCGCCGCCGACCCGCACCACCGCTCCCTCCTTCtcgccagcggcggcggcggcggcggcagcggcagcggctcgggctgcagccccggggccggcggcggcggaggcggcagcTCCCGGGCACCCCACGAAGAGTTGTCAATGTTTCAGCTGCCCACACTCAACTTCTCCCCGGAGCAAGTGGCCAGCGTCTGCGAGACGCTGGAGGAGACCGGAGACATAGAGAGGCTGGGGAGGTTCCTCTGGTCGCTGCCGGTGGCACCGGGGGCATGCGAGGCCATCAACAAGCACGAATCCATCCTGCGGGCCCGGGCCGTGGTCGCCTTCCACACGGGCAACTTCCGAGACCTCTACCACATCCTGGAGAACCACAAATTCACCAAGGAGTCCCACGGCAAGTTGCAGGCCATGTGGCTCGAAGCGCACTACCAGGAGGCCGAGAAGCTAAGGGGTCGCCCGCTGGGGCCGGTTGATAAATACAGGGTGAGGAAGAAGTTTCCGCTGCCCAGGACCATTTGGGATGGAGAGCAGAAGACGCACTGCTTCAAGGAGAGGACTCGCAGCCTCCTGAGGGAGTGGTACCTGCAGGACCCTTACCCCAACCCCAGCAAGAAAAGGGAACTGGCTCAGGCCACGGGGCTCACCCCCACGCAAGTAGGCAACTGGTTCAAAAAccgaaggcagagagacagagcagCGGCGGCTAAAAACAG GCTCCAGCACCAGGCGATAGGACAGAGCGGCATGCGGGCCCTGGCCGAGCCCGGCTGCCCGGCGCACAGCGCGGCCGAGTCCCCGTCCACGGCGGCCAGCCCGACCACCAGCGTCTCCAGCCTGACAGAAAGAGCCGAGACGGGCACCTCCATCCTCTCG GACAAGCACGATTTCTCCTTTGCGCTTTTCCATGGACGCATTTCACCCACTtgcatgatgatgatgattaaatTTGTATctgggaaaaaatattctctatag